Proteins co-encoded in one Medicago truncatula cultivar Jemalong A17 chromosome 8, MtrunA17r5.0-ANR, whole genome shotgun sequence genomic window:
- the LOC25501706 gene encoding uncharacterized protein has protein sequence MDMRISSATTNSSLIRFSGILQKVFPTRIKYGNDHFRNLSICTTTSPTSSTTTLIIKPPSFTAFASPAPADVPQRSEEWFALRKDRLTTSTFSTALGFWKGSRRAELWHDKVFASDTQIVESVQRNAMNWGVLNEAVAVENYTKITGREVTSMGFAVHSKKSYDWLGASPDGVLGTGILEVKCPYNKGKPETGLPWKTMPFYYMPQVQGQMEIMDFEWVDLYCWTPNGSTIFRVVRSREYWDIIHGILREFWWENVIPAREALLLGCEEQVESYKPASTHKLTGLAIAKSIKLASESKLLCREIAGHVEFFT, from the coding sequence ATGGATATGAGGATTTCATCCGCAACTACCAACTCCAGCTTGATTAGATTCAGTGGCATTCTTCAGAAAGTATTTCCTACGAGAATTAAATATGGAAATGATCATTTTAGAAATCTATCCATATGCACTACTACCTcaccaacatcatcaacaacaactttgaTTATTAAGCCTCCATCATTTACAGCATTTGCTTCACCGGCACCGGCCGATGTTCCGCAACGTTCAGAAGAATGGTTTGCCCTTCGTAAGGACAGACTAACAACGAGCACGTTTAGTACTGCATTAGGGTTTTGGAAAGGTAGTCGCCGTGCTGAGCTGTGGCATGATAAAGTATTTGCATCAGATACCCAAATTGTCGAATCTGTTCAAAGAAATGCTATGAATTGGGGAGTGCTGAATGAGGCGGTAGCTGTTGAAAACTATACGAAAATTACCGGGAGGGAAGTGACTTCGATGGGGTTTGCAGTTCATTCGAAGAAGTCTTATGATTGGCTTGGTGCGTCGCCTGACGGTGTTCTTGGTACCGGAATATTGGAAGTTAAGTGTCCTTATAATAAGGGTAAGCCTGAGACAGGTTTGCCATGGAAAACCATGCCATTCTATTACATGCCTCAAGTTCAGGGTCAAATGGAGATTATGGATTTTGAATGGGTTGATTTGTATTGTTGGACGCCGAATGGAAGCACTATATTTCGTGTCGTCAGGAGTCGTGAATATTGGGATATAATACATGGGATTCTTAGAGAGTTTTGGTGGGAAAACGTGATTCCGGCAAGGGAAGCTTTGTTGTTAGGGTGTGAAGAGCAGGTAGAGTCTTATAAGCCTGCATCTACACATAAATTGACTGGATTAGCAATTGCGAAAAGTATCAAGTTAGCTAGTGAATCAAAGCTATTATGCAGAGAAATTGCAGgtcatgttgaattttttacaTGA